The proteins below come from a single Solidesulfovibrio sp. genomic window:
- the eno gene encoding phosphopyruvate hydratase: protein MSTIAAVWAREILDSRGNPTVEVEVTLESGASGRAAVPSGASTGSREALEMRDQDTSRYGGKGVTKAVEHVQGELAEAIIGMDALQQVAIDNTMIDLDGTENKSRLGANAILGVSMAVCRAAATFLGQPLYNYLGGINAKVLPVPLMNIINGGAHAPNNLDIQEFMIVPLGARTFADALRMGAETFHTLKKILAADGHMTAVGDEGGFAPNLKDHDEAFKYIIKAIEEAGYRPGNEISLAIDAAASEFFKNGKYVLSGEKRSMSSDEMVAYLSGFVDRYPIISIEDGLAESDWDGWKKLTVELGERIQLVGDDIFVTNPDILDEGIRQGVANSILIKLNQIGTVTETLDTIEMAKQAAYTTVVSHRSGETEDSFIADLAVAVNAGQIKTGSLCRSDRLAKYNQLLRIEEELEDAAIFYGPYMADNWYDTEEGDEE, encoded by the coding sequence ATGAGCACCATCGCCGCCGTTTGGGCCAGGGAAATCCTCGATTCCCGCGGCAATCCCACCGTCGAAGTGGAGGTCACCCTGGAGTCCGGCGCCTCGGGCCGGGCCGCCGTGCCCTCCGGCGCCTCCACGGGCAGCCGCGAGGCCCTGGAGATGCGCGACCAGGACACCTCCCGCTACGGCGGCAAGGGCGTGACCAAGGCCGTGGAGCACGTCCAGGGCGAACTGGCCGAGGCCATCATCGGCATGGACGCCCTGCAGCAGGTGGCCATCGACAACACCATGATCGACCTCGACGGCACGGAAAACAAGTCGCGCCTGGGCGCCAACGCCATCCTCGGCGTGTCCATGGCCGTCTGCCGCGCCGCCGCCACCTTCCTCGGCCAGCCGCTGTACAACTACCTCGGCGGCATCAACGCCAAGGTCCTGCCCGTACCGCTGATGAACATCATAAACGGCGGGGCGCACGCCCCCAACAACCTGGACATCCAGGAGTTCATGATCGTGCCGCTGGGCGCGCGCACCTTCGCCGACGCCCTGCGCATGGGCGCCGAGACCTTCCACACCCTCAAAAAGATCCTGGCCGCCGACGGCCACATGACCGCCGTGGGCGACGAGGGCGGCTTCGCCCCCAACCTCAAGGACCACGACGAGGCCTTCAAGTACATCATCAAGGCCATCGAGGAGGCCGGCTACCGCCCGGGCAACGAGATCTCCCTGGCCATCGACGCCGCCGCCTCGGAATTCTTCAAGAACGGCAAGTACGTGCTAAGCGGCGAAAAGCGCAGCATGAGCTCCGACGAGATGGTCGCCTACCTGTCCGGGTTCGTGGACCGCTATCCCATCATCTCCATCGAGGACGGCCTGGCCGAAAGCGACTGGGACGGCTGGAAGAAACTCACCGTGGAACTGGGCGAGCGCATCCAGCTCGTGGGCGACGACATCTTCGTCACCAACCCCGACATCCTCGACGAAGGCATCCGCCAGGGCGTGGCCAACTCCATCCTCATCAAGCTCAACCAGATCGGCACCGTGACCGAGACGCTCGACACCATCGAGATGGCCAAGCAGGCCGCCTACACCACGGTGGTCTCCCACCGCTCGGGCGAGACCGAGGACAGCTTCATCGCCGACCTGGCCGTGGCCGTCAACGCCGGCCAGATCAAGACCGGGTCGCTGTGCCGTTCCGACCGCCTGGCCAAGTACAACCAGCTGCTGCGCATCGAGGAGGAGCTGGAGGACGCGGCCATTTTCTACGGCCCCTACATGGCCGACAACTGGTACGACACCGAGGAAGGCGACGAGGAATAG
- a CDS encoding dienelactone hydrolase family protein: MSSKHRSIRVVCFVCGLALLAAARPARAAEIAAQAVTLSAAGQAIPATRFAAPGQAKRPAVILLPGRQGLEAFASYYRSQAAALARAGLTAYLLDYYADEADRARANDHEAAARQAWFRQRAGVWFERVRDAVTAVLAEGRCSGKVGLVGFSQGGFVAVGVAGQDPRLGALVVYYGGIPSVAKDAIDRLPPLLELHGDADTVVSPTEGEALVELARRLGNPASRTVFPGAGHGFSGPTDREAQGRTIAFLQHWLDQNAH, from the coding sequence GTGAGCAGCAAGCACCGGTCGATCCGGGTCGTCTGTTTCGTCTGCGGCCTTGCGCTGCTGGCCGCCGCCCGGCCCGCCCGGGCGGCCGAGATCGCGGCCCAGGCCGTGACCCTGTCCGCCGCCGGCCAGGCCATCCCGGCCACGCGCTTCGCCGCGCCGGGCCAGGCCAAGCGCCCGGCCGTGATCCTGTTGCCCGGCCGGCAAGGCCTCGAGGCCTTCGCCAGCTACTACCGCAGCCAGGCCGCGGCCCTGGCCCGGGCGGGCCTTACCGCCTATCTGCTCGATTACTACGCTGACGAGGCGGACCGGGCCCGGGCCAACGATCACGAGGCGGCGGCGCGCCAGGCCTGGTTCCGGCAGCGGGCCGGGGTGTGGTTCGAACGCGTGCGCGACGCCGTCACCGCCGTCCTGGCCGAAGGCCGCTGCTCGGGAAAGGTCGGGCTCGTGGGCTTTTCCCAGGGCGGCTTCGTGGCCGTGGGCGTGGCCGGGCAGGACCCGCGCCTTGGCGCTCTCGTCGTTTACTACGGCGGCATCCCGTCCGTCGCCAAAGACGCCATCGACCGGCTGCCGCCGCTGCTCGAACTGCACGGCGACGCCGACACGGTCGTTTCGCCGACAGAGGGCGAGGCCCTGGTCGAGCTGGCCAGACGGCTCGGCAATCCGGCCTCGCGGACCGTTTTTCCCGGCGCCGGGCACGGTTTTTCCGGCCCCACCGACCGCGAGGCCCAAGGCCGGACCATCGCCTTCCTGCAACACTGGCTGGACCAAAACGCCCATTGA
- the folD gene encoding bifunctional methylenetetrahydrofolate dehydrogenase/methenyltetrahydrofolate cyclohydrolase FolD, with the protein MLLIDGKKVAAELRQKVRNDVDAIVREHGRAPHLAVILVGDDPASQIYVRYKEKACDEVGIVSRIWRLDGSTTQCALEKHLAELCESDDIDGILLQLPLPRGLDANRCLAMIDPRKDVDGFHPENVGRLSIGLPGLKPCTPYGVMKLLEYYGLSPAGKQAVVVGRSNIVGKPMAMLLSAQTPFGNATVTICHSRTPDLGAICRQADLIVPAIGKAKLITRDMVKPGAVIVDVGMNRLPDGKLCGDVDYDNVLDVVSAITPVPGGVGPMTIATLMANTVEAFRWRREKPLCPVA; encoded by the coding sequence ATGCTGCTCATCGACGGAAAAAAAGTCGCGGCCGAACTGCGCCAGAAGGTCCGCAACGACGTGGACGCCATCGTCCGGGAACACGGCCGGGCGCCCCATCTGGCCGTCATCCTCGTGGGCGACGACCCGGCCTCCCAGATCTATGTCCGCTACAAGGAAAAGGCCTGCGACGAAGTGGGCATCGTTTCGCGCATCTGGCGGCTCGATGGCTCCACCACCCAGTGCGCCCTGGAAAAGCACCTGGCCGAGCTGTGCGAAAGCGACGACATCGACGGCATCCTGCTCCAACTGCCCCTGCCCCGGGGCCTGGACGCCAACCGCTGCCTGGCGATGATCGACCCCCGAAAGGACGTGGACGGCTTCCACCCGGAAAACGTCGGCCGGCTGTCCATCGGCCTGCCTGGCCTTAAGCCCTGCACGCCCTACGGCGTCATGAAGCTGCTCGAATACTACGGCCTGTCCCCGGCCGGCAAACAGGCCGTGGTCGTGGGGCGCAGCAACATCGTGGGCAAGCCCATGGCCATGCTGCTGTCCGCCCAAACGCCCTTCGGCAACGCCACGGTGACCATCTGCCACTCGCGCACCCCGGACCTGGGGGCCATCTGCCGCCAGGCCGACCTCATCGTGCCGGCCATCGGCAAGGCCAAGCTGATCACCCGCGACATGGTCAAGCCCGGGGCGGTCATCGTGGACGTGGGCATGAACCGCCTGCCCGACGGCAAACTGTGCGGCGACGTGGACTACGACAACGTCCTGGACGTGGTCTCGGCCATCACCCCGGTGCCCGGGGGCGTGGGCCCCATGACCATCGCCACGCTGATGGCCAACACCGTGGAGGCCTTCCGCTGGCGGCGCGAAAAGCCGCTGTGCCCGGTGGCCTAG